The following are encoded in a window of Candidatus Omnitrophota bacterium genomic DNA:
- a CDS encoding iron-sulfur cluster assembly scaffold protein yields the protein MEKERNEWVYTEKVKDHFLNPRNILEDEQSYEDDGKGIVGNIKCGDRMMMVIKVDKDKNVITDCRWKTYGCASAIASTSALSEMVIGMPLEEAYHISPKDVTAQLGGLPEHKIHCSVLGDKALRAAINDYYQRNGMPEKVQKEEARIICQCMNVTDHEIEDAVLDGARNYYELQERTKLGTVCGQCKDEAIELLEKYKKKHFGEA from the coding sequence ATGGAGAAAGAACGGAACGAATGGGTTTATACTGAAAAGGTCAAGGACCATTTCCTGAACCCCAGGAACATACTCGAGGACGAGCAGAGCTACGAGGATGACGGCAAGGGTATTGTCGGTAATATCAAGTGCGGCGACCGGATGATGATGGTCATCAAGGTTGATAAGGATAAGAACGTGATCACCGACTGCAGATGGAAGACCTACGGCTGTGCCAGCGCGATCGCTTCAACTTCGGCCCTTTCTGAAATGGTGATAGGCATGCCGCTGGAGGAGGCCTACCATATATCCCCGAAGGACGTTACCGCGCAGCTGGGCGGGCTGCCTGAACACAAGATCCACTGTTCGGTCCTGGGCGACAAGGCTTTAAGGGCCGCAATAAACGATTATTACCAGCGTAACGGGATGCCCGAGAAGGTACAGAAAGAGGAAGCCAGGATAATATGCCAGTGCATGAACGTGACCGATCACGAGATCGAGGATGCGGTGCTTGACGGTGCTAGGAATTATTATGAGCTTCAGGAAAGGACCAAGCTGGGTACCGTTTGCGGCCAGTGCAAGGATGAAGCGATAGAGCTTCTTGAGAAATATAAGAAGAAACACTTTGGAGAGGCCTGA
- the amt gene encoding ammonium transporter → MYKRTLKLIFKAAVLAVASFALSNKCVFAEGVTTYATSAGIDTLWVLIAAFLVFIMQAGFGMLEAGLIRTKNTCNVLMNNFLDFCMASMGFFIFGYAIMFGSGNGFMGLEGWCLINATHEGHLPLEATWLFHAVFCGAAATIVAGGIAERMKFQAYLMYSFLISVAVYPFVGHWVWGGGWLSGLGFGDFAGSAVVHAVGGTAALVGTMIVGPRIGKYNKDGSANAIEGHSMALASLGALILWFAWFGFNPGSTLSVGDGSLMAKVAMNTNLAAVSGALVAMFTAWKLCGKPDLSMTMNGALAGLVAITAPCAYVIPAESILIGAIGGVIVVLGTLFLDKVRIDDPVGAVPVHMMNGIWGTLAVGLFGHKALGLARDGLFHGGGFAQLGVQALGALTVVLFVGGAMTVVFKAIDAIVGLRVSRDEELKGLDIGEHGMEAYSGFQIFTTK, encoded by the coding sequence ATGTACAAGAGAACATTGAAACTGATCTTCAAGGCAGCGGTGCTGGCTGTCGCTTCATTTGCCCTTTCCAACAAATGCGTATTTGCGGAAGGGGTGACAACGTACGCTACCAGCGCGGGTATCGATACGTTGTGGGTGTTGATAGCGGCCTTTTTGGTGTTTATCATGCAGGCCGGGTTCGGAATGCTTGAAGCCGGGCTTATCAGGACGAAGAACACATGTAACGTGCTGATGAACAATTTCCTGGATTTCTGTATGGCGTCCATGGGGTTTTTCATCTTCGGTTACGCTATTATGTTCGGCTCCGGTAACGGGTTCATGGGGTTGGAAGGCTGGTGTCTGATAAACGCCACTCATGAGGGCCACTTGCCTCTGGAGGCCACGTGGCTTTTTCACGCGGTCTTCTGCGGTGCAGCCGCGACCATCGTTGCGGGCGGTATAGCCGAAAGGATGAAATTCCAGGCGTACCTGATGTATTCGTTCCTGATATCCGTGGCTGTTTATCCTTTCGTGGGCCACTGGGTCTGGGGAGGAGGCTGGCTTTCTGGTCTTGGTTTTGGTGACTTTGCCGGTTCGGCCGTCGTTCATGCCGTCGGCGGTACCGCCGCGCTTGTCGGGACCATGATAGTGGGACCGAGGATAGGCAAGTACAATAAAGACGGTTCAGCCAACGCCATCGAAGGACATTCCATGGCGCTCGCTTCACTGGGAGCGCTGATACTCTGGTTCGCGTGGTTCGGGTTCAACCCGGGATCCACGCTCAGCGTGGGTGACGGAAGCCTTATGGCCAAGGTTGCCATGAACACCAACCTGGCCGCGGTAAGCGGAGCCCTTGTGGCGATGTTCACCGCATGGAAGCTGTGCGGTAAACCGGATCTTTCGATGACCATGAACGGCGCTCTTGCCGGACTGGTCGCGATCACGGCCCCGTGTGCCTATGTTATACCCGCTGAATCCATCCTGATAGGAGCGATAGGCGGGGTCATAGTGGTTCTGGGCACACTTTTCCTTGATAAGGTACGTATAGATGATCCCGTGGGGGCTGTTCCCGTGCATATGATGAACGGCATCTGGGGTACTCTGGCGGTGGGTCTGTTCGGCCACAAGGCGCTCGGCCTGGCCAGGGACGGCCTCTTCCACGGAGGCGGGTTCGCCCAGCTCGGCGTGCAGGCCCTGGGGGCTCTTACGGTCGTTCTCTTCGTGGGAGGCGCTATGACGGTCGTTTTCAAGGCAATAGACGCGATCGTAGGTCTGAGGGTCTCAAGGGATGAAGAACTTAAGGGGCTTGATATCGGTGAACACGGAATGGAAGCCTATTCCGGATTCCAGATATTTACCACCAAGTAA
- a CDS encoding GAF domain-containing protein: protein MPNKKTSEQEFLTTLTKISKAITSDLYLEDILKLIVSLTASVMGAKTCALWLLDDEKQELRIRATQAVSEEYLKERSIGVGEGIVGLVAKEKKPVVILDVLEDEKYKKKTLAKKEGFVSMLSVPMLVKDKVIGVVNIYTDSEHKFTKSEIDLLSVVANQAAVAIENTELMVKTKVIQEELETRKKVEKAKGILMKQQGLSEDEAFGLIRKSSMNKRVSMKEIAEAIILNYEIIA, encoded by the coding sequence ATGCCTAACAAGAAAACCTCGGAGCAGGAATTCCTGACAACGTTGACCAAGATAAGCAAGGCCATCACTTCGGACTTGTATCTTGAGGACATACTTAAGCTCATAGTGAGCTTAACAGCGAGCGTAATGGGCGCCAAGACCTGCGCGCTGTGGCTTCTGGATGATGAAAAACAGGAATTGCGCATAAGGGCCACACAGGCCGTAAGCGAAGAATATCTTAAGGAGAGGTCCATAGGAGTCGGCGAAGGTATAGTGGGTCTTGTAGCCAAGGAAAAGAAACCCGTTGTCATCCTGGATGTACTGGAGGATGAAAAATACAAGAAGAAAACACTGGCCAAAAAAGAAGGTTTTGTCTCTATGCTTAGCGTTCCCATGCTCGTCAAGGACAAGGTAATAGGCGTGGTGAATATATACACTGACAGCGAGCACAAGTTCACCAAAAGCGAGATTGATCTTCTGAGCGTGGTCGCCAACCAGGCGGCAGTAGCCATAGAGAACACTGAACTGATGGTCAAGACCAAGGTGATCCAGGAAGAACTGGAGACCAGAAAGAAAGTCGAGAAAGCCAAAGGCATTCTCATGAAACAGCAGGGTCTTTCCGAGGATGAGGCTTTCGGCCTCATAAGGAAGTCCAGCATGAATAAACGCGTTTCGATGAAAGAGATAGCGGAAGCCATAATACTCAATTACGAGATAATTGCGTAG
- a CDS encoding glutamine synthetase type III produces the protein MDRRENVSNVESVPDFYGENVFSIRNMRNYLSEGAYKSLLSTIREGRSLDPNISDEVADAMKTWAVSKGATHFTHWFQPLTGTTAEKHDAFIDPDHEGGVIMKFSGKELIKGEPDASSFPSGGLRATFEARGYTAWDPTSPAFIKEGENGATLCIPTAFYSYHGEALDKKTPLLRSADALSKQVCRLAKLFGIDTENKRAYATLGPEQEYFLVDKNFYSERLDLIQTGRTLFGKAPAKHQQMEDHYFGAIRSRVMSFMDELDRELWKLGIPAKTRHNEVCPAQFEIAPVFEEQNLSVDHNMITMETLKKVAEKYGFVCLLHEKPFAGVNGSGKHNNWSIVGPDGKNWLSPGDNPHENAKFLTMIGALMMAIDTYAGMLRASVASAGNDHRLGANEAPPAILSIFLGGQLMDIIEQIEKGGAKTSKVEEPIEIGVTSLPPLPRDVTDRNRTSPFAFTGNKFEFRMVGSNQSCAGPNVVLNTIVAEAIDQICSRVEKDMESGGDFNEALQEVLQDIVKKHKRILFNGDNYTEKWHKEAEKLGLPNLKNTPEALGAVIAPEVIKLFEKHKVLSETELRSRHDIYEEQYEATITIEARVALEMAQTMIVPVAIDYQSSLAGTIDEVKACGCKPTQMQELLKDICDQTDKTLKSIKDLNKAIESADTAAMIDSMTQLRGSVDRLEAMLPADLWPLPSYTEMLFIM, from the coding sequence ATGGATAGAAGAGAGAATGTTTCCAACGTTGAGAGCGTACCTGACTTTTACGGAGAGAACGTCTTCAGTATCAGGAACATGAGGAACTATCTTTCAGAGGGCGCTTACAAGTCCCTTCTTTCAACCATAAGAGAAGGCAGGTCCCTGGACCCCAATATTTCCGATGAGGTGGCCGATGCCATGAAAACCTGGGCTGTGTCCAAGGGGGCCACTCATTTCACGCACTGGTTCCAGCCCCTGACGGGTACGACGGCCGAGAAGCACGACGCCTTTATCGATCCCGACCACGAGGGAGGCGTCATTATGAAGTTCTCCGGCAAGGAGCTTATCAAGGGAGAACCGGACGCTTCCAGTTTCCCTTCAGGAGGCCTCAGGGCGACCTTCGAGGCGCGCGGCTATACGGCGTGGGACCCGACATCACCGGCCTTTATTAAGGAAGGCGAGAACGGGGCGACCTTGTGTATTCCCACGGCTTTCTATTCCTATCACGGCGAGGCTCTTGACAAGAAGACGCCTCTATTGAGGTCGGCTGACGCCCTTTCGAAACAGGTCTGCCGCCTGGCAAAGCTTTTCGGGATAGATACAGAGAATAAACGTGCTTACGCCACTTTGGGCCCGGAGCAGGAATATTTTCTCGTGGACAAAAATTTCTACAGTGAACGGCTGGACCTTATCCAGACCGGAAGGACGCTCTTTGGCAAGGCACCCGCCAAACACCAGCAGATGGAGGACCATTATTTCGGGGCCATAAGGTCAAGGGTCATGTCCTTTATGGATGAACTGGACCGCGAGCTCTGGAAGCTAGGGATACCCGCCAAGACGCGGCATAACGAGGTATGTCCGGCGCAGTTCGAAATAGCTCCGGTGTTCGAGGAGCAGAACCTATCGGTCGACCATAACATGATAACCATGGAAACGCTGAAAAAAGTCGCCGAGAAATACGGTTTCGTTTGTCTTCTCCACGAAAAACCTTTTGCCGGCGTGAACGGTTCCGGTAAGCATAATAACTGGTCCATCGTCGGCCCTGACGGTAAGAACTGGCTTTCTCCGGGGGATAACCCTCATGAGAACGCCAAGTTCCTTACCATGATCGGCGCTCTTATGATGGCCATAGATACTTACGCGGGGATGTTAAGGGCCAGCGTGGCGAGCGCCGGTAACGATCACAGGCTGGGCGCGAACGAGGCGCCGCCCGCGATCCTTTCCATTTTTCTGGGAGGGCAGCTCATGGATATAATCGAGCAGATCGAAAAAGGCGGGGCCAAGACCTCAAAGGTTGAAGAACCCATAGAGATAGGGGTGACCTCACTTCCGCCTCTGCCCAGGGACGTGACCGACCGCAACAGAACAAGCCCATTCGCGTTCACCGGCAATAAGTTCGAGTTCAGGATGGTCGGATCCAACCAGAGCTGCGCGGGGCCGAACGTTGTGCTGAACACCATTGTGGCCGAGGCGATCGATCAGATATGTTCGAGAGTGGAAAAAGATATGGAGTCGGGCGGGGATTTCAACGAGGCCCTGCAGGAGGTGCTCCAGGACATAGTCAAAAAACACAAGAGGATACTTTTCAACGGGGATAATTACACCGAAAAGTGGCACAAGGAAGCCGAAAAACTCGGCCTTCCTAACCTGAAGAACACTCCGGAGGCCCTTGGCGCGGTGATAGCCCCGGAAGTGATCAAACTCTTCGAGAAACATAAGGTCCTTTCGGAGACCGAGCTCAGGTCAAGACATGACATCTACGAAGAGCAGTACGAGGCTACCATAACCATCGAGGCCAGGGTGGCACTTGAAATGGCGCAGACGATGATAGTGCCGGTCGCGATAGACTACCAGAGCTCTCTGGCAGGGACGATAGACGAGGTCAAGGCTTGCGGATGCAAACCTACCCAGATGCAGGAGCTATTGAAGGACATATGCGACCAGACAGATAAGACCCTGAAGAGTATAAAAGACCTGAACAAGGCCATAGAAAGCGCAGATACTGCCGCAATGATCGATAGCATGACACAGCTGCGTGGATCCGTTGACAGGCTGGAAGCCATGCTTCCGGCCGATTTATGGCCTCTTCCGTCTTACACGGAGATGCTGTTCATTATGTAA
- the gltB gene encoding glutamate synthase large subunit, whose amino-acid sequence MKRSRPRIKQGLYDPRFEHDSCGVGFVCDIKGRKSRENVLKGLEVLERMAHRGAVGSDPKTGDGAGVLIQIPHRFYLEVSAREGIDLPSPGGYGTGIIFLPVDSHQRRFCEEAVEKAVEKEGQVFLGWRDVPVDDSIIGKVAAESQPVIRQAFIEKAEPVRDRMEFDRKLYVIRKLAENTVRESDISGKDFFYITNLSSRTVSYKGLLMPTQLRHYYLDLQDENVESSLVLVHSRYSTNTFPTWDLAQPFRFLAHNGEINTLRGNINWFRARERLLSSGLFGNDIEKIKPVIVEGQSDSATIDNVFELLVLAGRSLPHVMMMLIPAAWENNQLMDGKLRDFYEYHACLMEPWDGPAAIAFTDGTRIGAVLDRNGLRPARYIITKDGFVVMASEAGVLDIEPEDIQLSGRLEPGKMFFIDTEKGRIVDEASIKRAVSGENPYGKWNRDNIVELEDLPPSGVHGKPAEDLLAQLKAFGYTREDLRMVMKPMAEEGKEPIGSMGNDTPHAFLSRRPHLLYNYFKQLFAQVTNPAIDPIREELVMSITSYVGPEKNILEQTPQHCHKLAVKFPVLTNEELERVRQMNTSSFRSKTVHTYFDAGGREDFIKALERVCFEAEYAIEQGYSFVILSDRGIDRYHAALPALLAASAVHHHLVRRKRRSEVGLIVESAEPREVEHFALLFGYGADCVNPYLAYRTVEHLIEEGHVRLAPEEALANYRKALRKGILKILSKMGISTLRSYRGAQIFEAVGIRDGVVDKYFCGTVTRVGGVGLDEIAGETLARHRSAFPEREPEVPQLATGGVYQWRRDGEFHLWRPESIAALQDSVRKADYDRYKEFSELINDQSKNPTTLRSLLKFKETQPVPLSEVEPVESIIKRFATGAMSFGSISRGAHESIAIAMNRLGGKSNTGEGGEDPVRFTPLPDGSSSRSAIKQVASGRFGVSTNYLVNADEIQIKIAQGAKPGEGGQLPGHKVSAVIAKTRYTTPGVTLISPPPHHDIYSIEDLAQLIFDLKNTNPRARISVKLVSEIGVGTVAAGVAKGHADMILISGGDGGTGASPRSSIMYAGLPWELGLSESHQTLVLNDLRGRVRLQTDGQMRTGRDVAIAALLGAEEFGFCTAILVSLGCVMLRHCHLNNCSVGVATQDELLEKRFTGRAEYVENYMRFVVTELREIMASLGVRTIDEMVGRTELLEINEEVIPDKSKGVDLSRILYKPQVTEDVAVRCVKKQDHQIDRVMDLRIIDMVQKALEKGEKVELDLEIKNFNRTTGAMLSGRICELHGERGLPTDTVYCRFRGTAGQSFAAFLARGITFELEGLANDYVGKGMSGGKLIIYPGRGADYASEENIIMGNTAFYGATSGEAYVRGVAGERFCIRNSGLYAVVEGVGDHGCEYMTGGRVVILGRTGRNFAAGMSGGIAYIYDREGDFRQKCNLSMVCLEELNEDDMGTVYEMLHNHKRYTKSARAQQILDDFTPMMKKFVKVMPLEYKRILESKKIEDSLGLSEVSDG is encoded by the coding sequence ATGAAACGCTCAAGGCCTCGCATAAAACAGGGACTTTATGATCCGCGCTTCGAACACGATAGTTGCGGCGTCGGGTTCGTATGTGACATAAAAGGCAGAAAGTCTCGCGAGAACGTGCTTAAGGGCCTGGAGGTCCTGGAGAGGATGGCCCACCGCGGCGCCGTCGGCTCCGATCCCAAGACCGGTGACGGGGCGGGGGTGCTCATACAGATCCCTCACAGATTCTATCTGGAAGTATCCGCCCGCGAAGGGATCGACCTGCCTTCCCCGGGAGGATACGGTACCGGGATCATATTCCTGCCGGTTGATTCGCACCAGAGAAGATTCTGCGAGGAGGCCGTCGAAAAGGCCGTTGAGAAGGAGGGGCAAGTTTTTCTCGGGTGGCGGGACGTTCCGGTGGATGACTCGATCATAGGGAAAGTGGCCGCCGAGTCCCAGCCGGTTATAAGGCAGGCGTTCATAGAAAAGGCCGAACCGGTTCGGGACCGGATGGAATTCGATCGAAAATTATACGTTATAAGAAAACTGGCGGAGAACACCGTAAGAGAATCCGATATATCAGGGAAGGACTTCTTTTACATAACAAACCTTTCATCAAGGACCGTAAGCTACAAGGGTCTTCTCATGCCGACGCAGCTGAGGCATTACTACCTGGACCTTCAGGATGAGAATGTCGAAAGTTCCCTTGTCCTTGTGCATTCGCGGTATAGTACGAACACTTTCCCGACGTGGGATCTGGCGCAGCCTTTCAGGTTCCTTGCCCATAACGGTGAAATAAACACCCTCAGGGGCAACATAAACTGGTTCCGGGCCAGGGAACGACTTCTCTCCAGCGGACTGTTCGGCAACGATATTGAGAAGATAAAACCGGTCATAGTCGAGGGCCAAAGCGATTCGGCAACGATCGACAATGTTTTCGAGCTTCTCGTCCTGGCGGGCAGGTCTCTGCCCCATGTCATGATGATGCTCATACCGGCGGCCTGGGAGAATAATCAGTTGATGGACGGAAAGCTCAGGGATTTCTATGAGTACCACGCCTGTCTGATGGAACCCTGGGACGGTCCGGCGGCCATCGCTTTCACCGACGGGACCAGGATAGGCGCCGTGCTGGACAGGAACGGTCTTCGGCCCGCTCGTTACATCATAACCAAGGACGGGTTTGTCGTGATGGCCTCCGAAGCCGGTGTGCTTGACATAGAACCTGAGGATATACAGCTATCGGGCAGGCTGGAACCCGGAAAGATGTTCTTCATCGACACGGAAAAAGGCCGTATAGTGGATGAAGCAAGTATAAAAAGAGCGGTTTCCGGAGAGAACCCTTACGGGAAATGGAACAGGGATAATATAGTCGAACTGGAAGACCTCCCGCCTTCGGGTGTACATGGTAAGCCCGCGGAGGACCTTTTGGCCCAGTTGAAGGCTTTCGGGTACACCCGTGAAGACCTCAGGATGGTCATGAAACCCATGGCCGAGGAAGGCAAGGAACCGATCGGTTCTATGGGTAACGATACCCCGCACGCTTTTCTTTCACGCAGGCCGCATCTATTGTACAACTACTTCAAGCAGCTTTTCGCGCAGGTCACCAACCCGGCAATAGACCCGATAAGAGAGGAACTCGTGATGAGCATCACTAGTTACGTGGGGCCGGAGAAGAACATACTCGAACAGACCCCCCAGCACTGCCATAAGCTTGCGGTAAAGTTCCCGGTGCTCACCAATGAGGAACTGGAGAGGGTCCGCCAGATGAACACCTCATCCTTCAGGAGCAAGACGGTGCATACATACTTTGACGCGGGTGGCAGGGAGGATTTCATCAAGGCTCTCGAAAGAGTCTGTTTTGAGGCCGAATATGCCATAGAACAGGGGTATTCTTTCGTTATTCTCAGCGACAGGGGAATAGACAGATATCATGCCGCTTTACCTGCGCTTCTGGCGGCGAGCGCCGTTCACCACCATCTTGTAAGAAGAAAAAGACGTTCAGAGGTCGGCCTTATAGTCGAGAGCGCCGAACCGCGTGAGGTGGAACATTTCGCGCTTCTTTTCGGTTACGGCGCAGATTGTGTGAATCCTTACCTGGCGTATCGTACCGTGGAGCACCTTATAGAGGAAGGGCACGTAAGGTTGGCTCCGGAAGAGGCTCTTGCAAATTACAGGAAAGCCCTGAGAAAGGGTATCCTTAAGATACTTTCCAAGATGGGCATTTCAACGTTGCGCAGTTACCGGGGCGCCCAGATCTTCGAAGCAGTAGGTATAAGAGATGGAGTCGTTGATAAATATTTCTGCGGCACGGTCACGCGCGTGGGAGGAGTGGGCCTGGATGAGATCGCCGGGGAGACGCTTGCCAGACATCGTTCGGCCTTTCCCGAGAGGGAGCCCGAGGTCCCTCAGCTTGCCACCGGAGGGGTCTACCAGTGGAGACGTGACGGTGAGTTCCATCTTTGGCGCCCTGAAAGCATCGCCGCTTTGCAGGACTCGGTAAGAAAAGCGGATTATGACAGGTATAAGGAATTCTCTGAACTGATAAACGATCAGTCGAAGAACCCCACTACTCTGAGGAGCCTCCTGAAGTTCAAAGAAACGCAGCCAGTGCCTCTTTCGGAGGTTGAGCCGGTTGAAAGCATAATCAAGCGATTCGCTACCGGTGCTATGAGCTTCGGTTCCATTTCCAGGGGGGCCCATGAGAGTATCGCCATAGCCATGAACCGCCTTGGAGGCAAATCCAATACCGGAGAAGGCGGGGAGGACCCGGTAAGGTTCACACCTCTTCCTGACGGGAGTTCTTCAAGGAGCGCGATCAAACAGGTCGCTTCGGGGAGGTTCGGCGTGAGCACGAACTATCTGGTCAATGCCGACGAGATCCAGATAAAGATCGCCCAGGGGGCCAAGCCCGGTGAAGGGGGGCAGCTTCCCGGACACAAGGTAAGCGCCGTGATAGCCAAGACACGGTACACTACCCCGGGTGTAACTCTAATATCACCCCCGCCGCATCACGATATTTATTCCATAGAGGACCTGGCACAGCTTATTTTCGATCTTAAGAACACGAACCCCAGGGCCAGGATCAGCGTCAAACTTGTCTCGGAGATAGGAGTCGGCACCGTAGCCGCGGGTGTCGCCAAGGGCCATGCCGACATGATACTTATTTCCGGAGGCGACGGGGGAACGGGAGCTTCTCCAAGAAGTTCTATCATGTACGCAGGGCTTCCCTGGGAGCTCGGTCTTTCGGAGTCCCACCAGACGCTGGTGCTTAACGACCTGCGGGGGAGGGTTCGCCTTCAGACCGACGGGCAGATGAGGACCGGCAGGGATGTAGCGATAGCCGCTCTTCTGGGCGCGGAGGAATTCGGGTTCTGTACGGCGATCCTTGTCAGTCTCGGGTGTGTGATGCTGAGGCATTGCCACCTCAATAACTGTTCGGTGGGGGTAGCTACCCAGGATGAACTTTTGGAGAAGAGGTTCACCGGAAGGGCCGAATACGTTGAGAACTACATGCGCTTTGTGGTCACCGAACTCAGGGAGATCATGGCGTCACTCGGAGTGCGCACCATCGACGAAATGGTCGGAAGGACGGAATTGCTTGAGATAAACGAAGAGGTTATCCCCGATAAATCCAAAGGCGTTGATCTCTCCCGGATACTGTACAAGCCCCAGGTCACCGAAGATGTCGCGGTCCGCTGCGTGAAGAAACAGGATCACCAGATAGACCGGGTAATGGACCTTCGCATCATCGACATGGTCCAAAAAGCTCTAGAAAAAGGCGAGAAGGTGGAGCTTGATCTTGAAATTAAGAATTTCAACAGGACCACCGGTGCCATGCTGAGCGGCCGGATATGCGAGCTCCACGGGGAGAGGGGTCTTCCCACGGATACCGTCTATTGCCGGTTCCGGGGAACGGCCGGGCAGAGTTTCGCGGCCTTCCTGGCCAGGGGAATTACCTTTGAGCTTGAAGGCCTGGCCAATGATTATGTCGGCAAGGGAATGAGCGGTGGAAAACTCATAATATATCCGGGGCGCGGGGCGGATTACGCTTCCGAAGAGAACATTATCATGGGAAATACCGCTTTTTACGGTGCCACTTCAGGAGAAGCCTATGTCAGGGGAGTTGCCGGGGAAAGGTTCTGTATCCGCAATTCCGGGTTGTACGCTGTCGTCGAAGGCGTCGGCGATCACGGATGTGAATACATGACAGGCGGCAGGGTGGTGATCCTGGGCAGGACTGGCAGGAACTTCGCCGCGGGCATGTCCGGGGGTATTGCCTATATTTATGACAGAGAAGGGGACTTCAGGCAGAAATGTAATCTCAGTATGGTTTGCCTTGAGGAACTGAACGAAGACGATATGGGCACGGTCTACGAGATGCTGCATAACCATAAAAGATATACCAAAAGCGCCAGGGCTCAGCAGATACTGGATGACTTCACGCCGATGATGAAAAAATTCGTCAAGGTCATGCCCCTGGAGTACAAACGTATTCTTGAGAGTAAGAAGATAGAGGATAGTCTGGGTCTATCGGAGGTGTCAGATGGGTGA
- a CDS encoding aminotransferase class V-fold PLP-dependent enzyme, producing MARRQIYMDHNATTPLHPEVKKALREGMELYGNPSSLHSFGRKARHMIEESRGKVASFINADPEEVIFVGSGSEANNTVLSMLMCPSKVCSCGNADMAGREIITTSIEHPCIMRTSECLQDRGVPIKYLSVDQYGKIDFEELAGAITGRTGLVSVMMANNEIGTVQDIKETSRIVREKGVLFHTDAVQAAGKMPVDVRELDVDFLTLSGHKIYGPKGIGALYVRKGTPFCPLIRGGHQEQGRRAGTENTLGIVGMGKAVEARGKEMNTESKRHLQMKRALKEGLAGSIPDIRFNGHPTDSLANTLNMSFKGAEGEAILLYLDEAGVAVSTGSACASGSLDPSHVLIATGVPVEQAHGSIRVSLGRGNTMKDIDYLLEVFPPIIKKIRDMSSAYKRES from the coding sequence ATGGCCAGAAGACAGATATACATGGATCATAACGCTACCACCCCGCTGCATCCGGAAGTGAAAAAAGCGCTTCGGGAGGGGATGGAGCTCTACGGCAATCCTTCCAGCCTGCATTCGTTCGGGAGGAAGGCGCGTCACATGATAGAAGAATCAAGGGGCAAGGTAGCTTCGTTCATCAACGCCGATCCCGAGGAGGTAATATTCGTCGGCAGCGGCTCGGAAGCCAATAACACCGTGCTTTCGATGCTCATGTGTCCCTCAAAGGTATGTTCATGCGGTAATGCCGACATGGCAGGTCGCGAGATAATCACTACCAGCATAGAACACCCCTGCATAATGAGGACCTCGGAATGCCTCCAGGATAGAGGCGTCCCCATAAAATATCTTTCGGTGGATCAGTACGGCAAGATCGATTTCGAGGAACTGGCCGGAGCCATAACCGGCAGGACGGGTCTGGTCTCTGTCATGATGGCCAATAATGAAATAGGAACAGTTCAGGATATTAAGGAGACTTCACGCATCGTCCGCGAAAAAGGGGTGCTTTTCCATACAGATGCCGTGCAGGCGGCCGGCAAGATGCCGGTGGATGTGCGGGAACTGGACGTGGACTTTTTGACCCTTTCGGGGCATAAGATCTACGGTCCCAAAGGCATAGGCGCGCTTTACGTCAGGAAGGGAACCCCTTTCTGTCCACTTATACGCGGGGGGCACCAGGAACAGGGCCGTCGCGCCGGCACGGAGAACACCCTTGGAATAGTGGGCATGGGTAAAGCCGTGGAAGCGCGCGGCAAAGAGATGAATACCGAGAGCAAACGGCATCTTCAGATGAAGCGGGCCCTCAAGGAAGGTCTAGCCGGGAGTATCCCCGATATACGCTTCAACGGGCATCCGACCGATTCTCTTGCCAACACCCTTAACATGTCCTTCAAGGGCGCAGAGGGGGAGGCTATATTGCTGTATCTCGATGAAGCGGGTGTTGCCGTTTCAACCGGTTCGGCCTGCGCTTCGGGTTCGCTGGACCCTTCGCATGTTCTAATAGCCACCGGAGTACCCGTTGAACAGGCTCACGGTTCCATAAGGGTCAGTCTGGGAAGGGGGAACACCATGAAGGATATTGATTACCTGCTGGAAGTCTTTCCTCCCATAATCAAGAAGATCCGGGATATGTCATCCGCCTATAAGAGGGAGTCATAA
- a CDS encoding transcriptional regulator yields the protein MKLIVAMIQPHKLPDVKKALYDAEVYKMTVTNALGCGQQKGYTETYRGVVHDVNLLKKVRLEIAVNEDFVRPTIDAIIEGARTGNIGDGKIFVLDLQECIRIRTGEKGNEAIG from the coding sequence ATGAAACTTATAGTAGCCATGATACAGCCACATAAACTGCCCGATGTGAAAAAGGCGCTTTATGACGCCGAGGTCTACAAGATGACCGTCACTAACGCATTGGGTTGCGGGCAACAGAAAGGATATACCGAGACCTATCGGGGCGTAGTTCATGATGTCAACCTGCTTAAGAAGGTACGCCTTGAAATAGCGGTTAACGAGGACTTCGTGCGGCCGACCATAGACGCTATCATTGAAGGCGCCCGGACAGGGAATATCGGGGACGGCAAGATATTCGTCCTTGATCTTCAGGAATGCATCAGGATCAGGACCGGCGAGAAAGGCAATGAGGCTATAGGTTGA